GTCCGGCTCGGTCAGCAGCGGCCCGACGATGCCGGAGACGAAGTCGGCCGAGAAGTCCCGCAGATCGGCGTCGACGAAGCAGACGACATCGCCCTCGGTCACCAGCAGCGACCGCCACAGCACCTCGCCCTTGCCGGGCAGCGCGGGCAGCCGCGGCAGCACCTCGTCCCGGTGCACGACCCGCGCCCCGGCCGCGGCCGCGACCACCGCCGTGCGGTCGGTGGAACCGGAGTCCAGCACCACCAGTTCATCCACCAGCGGCACCGCCTCGGTCATCAGCTCCCGGCGGATCGTCGCCACGATCGCGCCGACCGTCGCCTCCTCGTTCAGCGCCGGCAGGACGACACTGACGGTGGTGCCGGCGCCGCGCTTGGCGGCGAGAATCCGGTCGAGCGGACGGTCTGCGGCGGACCAGGACCGCCGGGCCAGCCAGCGCTCCACCTCTTCCAGCACGTGTACGACTCCTTCAGCGGGCTCGGGGGATGTGACCCATCTCGCGGTACGGACGCCTGGTTCCGGCGCCCATGCCTTCCGTTACAGTCTTGAACAACGCGGACGGCCATCGCATGTCGGGGTCGTCGCGCGAACAAACGCCTGGGCTGTGCCCAGTGCCATACCGCTCATCCAGAGGGGCAGAGGGATACGGCCCGTTGAAGCCCCGGCAACCCTCCCGCCGGTCTTGCGTACACCGCGAGGCTCCCGGTGGGGAAGGTGCCAATTCCGTCCCGTGGCGACGTTCGCCGCGGGGAAGATGAGGAGAAAGGGCCTCGCCTCATGGCTGTGCACACCGTCGCCACCACTGTCGCTCTCGGACCCGCCGTCGGCCTCTCGTGCCGCGAGTGCGGTGAGCGCTTCGACCTCGGACCGATCTTCGCCTGCGCCGTCTGCTTCGGACCGCTCGAAGTCGCCTACGAGCTGCCCACCGGCGACCCCGAGGCGCTGCGCCGCCGCATCGAGGCCGGTCCGGAGAACATCTGGCGCTACGCCCCGCTGCTGCCCGTCCCCGCCGACGTCGCGGACAAGCCGAGCCTCAACCCCGGCTTCACCAAGCTCGTCAAGGCCGACAACCTCGCCCGCGAGCTGGGCGTGAGCGGCGGTCTGTACGTCAAGGACGACTCAGGCAACCCCACGCACTCCTTCAAGGACCGCGTCGTCGCCATCGCCGTCGAGGCCGCCCGCGCCTTCGGCTTCACCACCCTCTCCTGCTCCTCCACGGGCAACCTGGCGGGCGCGGTCGGCGCCGCGGCCGCCCGCGCGGGCCTTGCGTCCTGCGTGTTCATCCCGCACGACCTGGAGGCGGGCAAGGTCGTCATGGCCGCCGTCTACGGCGGCGACCTCGTCGGCATCGAGGGCACCTACGACGACGTGAACCGCTTCTGCTCCGAGCTGATCGGCGATCCGCTCGGCGAGGGCTGGGGCTTCGTCAACGTCAATCTGCGCCCGTACTACGGGGAGGGTTCCAAGACCCTCGCGTACGAGATCTGCGAGCAGCTCGGCTGGCGGCTGCCGGACCAGATCGTCGTCCCCATCGCGTCCGGCTCGCAGCTCACGAAGATCGACAAGGGGCTCAAGGAGCTGATCGCGCTCGGTCTGGTCGAGGACCGGCCGTACAAGATCTTCGGCGCCCAGGCCGAGGGCTGCTCGCCGGTCTCGCGCGCCTTCAAGGACGGCCACGACGTGGTGCGGCCGGTGAAGCCGGACACGATCGCGAAGTCCCTCGCGATCGGCAACCCGGCCGACGGGCCGTACGTGCTCGACATCGCGCGGCGGACGGGCGGTGCGGTGGAGGATGTCACCGACGCGCAGATCGTCGACGCGATCAAGCTGCTGGCCCGTACGGAGGGGATCTTCGCGGAGACCGCGGGCGGGGTGACGGTCGGCGTCACGAAGAAGCTGATCGAAGCGGGAGTGCTGGATCCGTCCCTGACGACGGTCGTGCTCAACACGGGCGACGGGCTGAAGACGCTGGACGCCGTGGCCCCGACCACCGGTCCCTCCGCGACCATCCGCCCGAGCCTCGACGCGTTCCGTGCGGCGGGCCTGGCCGGCAACTGAGCCTGCCGCCCCTGCCCCTCAGGCCCCTGCCCCCGGCACCTCGACGGCCGGTGCCGGCCCCTCACGTCTCTCTAGCCGGAAGGCGCATTCGCATGAGCATCAACGTTCGCATCCCCACCATCCTGCGCACCTACACCGGCGGCCGGGCGGAGGTCCCCGCCGAGGGCGGGACCCTCGCCGAGGTGATCGCCGACCTGGAGAAGAACCACCCCGGCATCGCCGCCCGCGTGCTGGACGAGAGCGGCAAGCTGCGCCGCTTCGTGAATGTGTACGTCAATGACGACGACGTGCGCTTCGAAGGCGGCCTGAATGCGGTGACGCCCGACGGCGCCGGTGTCTCGATCATTCCTGCGGTCGCCGGCGGCTGACCCTTTCGAAGGTTTCCTGCGGAAGTCCCGTGAATCGCCCCGGCCGGAAAACGGACGGGGCGATTCCGTCTGTTGAACCGCGATACAGTTGGGGCGTTCCCCCTCCTGCGTCAGTGCCGTACGCATATGAGAACCCGTCAAGTTGCGTGCCGAGCGTGTGCACGAATTGTCGGGTTGGTTGCGTTATGTCCGGCCCGACTTGCCCGGGAATCCCCGGAATTCACCGCTTATCGCCAATCGGCCGCGCCCGGAATTCTCGTCCGAGTGACCTGTTGCAGACGGCATCCGTGCAGATACATTCAGCCGCGGTCGACGCGTTCCGGCGCACATCTTCCGGGGTTCCCCATGTCGAAGATCAGGGGACTGCCGGGGGGTGAGGTCTGACCCGGGTCCGCGAAGTGCGGTCCTGCGCAAGGGCCAGTAATAGGGGAGTTAGGCATGGCTCAGGGCACCGTCAAGTGGTTCAACGCGGAGAAGGGGTACGGCTTCATCGCGGTCGACGGTGGTGCGGATGTTTTCGTCCACTACAGCGCGATTCAGATGGACGGCTACCGCACCCTCGAGGAGGGGCAGCGAGTCGAGTTCGAGATCTCGCAGGGTCAGAAGGGTCCGCAGGCGGACATGGTCAAGCTGGCGGTCGGCTGATCTCGGCGCATCGACCACCTAGGCTCAATCGGCTCGCCGAAGGGTCCGTACCTCCAGGGGGAGGTACGGACCCTTCGTGCTCCCCGGGCGCACCCGTCCCGGGGGCGTGGCCGAGCCCCGTGTGTGACCGCCGCTCGTGTGGGTAGCTCTTGGCCCGGGGCGCTTGCACTCGGGGGGGTCGAGTGCTAATCATTGGGCTTAGCACTCTCCGAGTGAGAGTGACAGATTTGGACCGTCGGTGAGGTCCGCAGGCCAGGCGGGGCAAGGAACCGCCAGGTGTGCAGGCCGTCCGTCGCGGGCGCCAGCGCGGTCCGGAGCAATCCACCCCGTCCTGGGAGGACCACTTCACATGGCCAAGATCATCGCGTTCGACGAGGAGGCACGGCGCGGTCTCGAGCGCGGGATGAACCAGCTCGCCGACGCCGTCAAGGTCACCCTCGGCCCCAAGGGCCGTAACGTCGTCCTCGAGAAGAAGTGGGGCGCCCCCACGATCACCAACGATGGTGTTTCCATCGCCAAGGAGATCGAGCTCGAGGACCCGTACGAGAAGATCGGCGCCGAGCTGGTCAAGGAGGTCGCGAAGAAGACGGACGACGTCGCCGGTGACGGCACGACGACCGCGACCGTCCTCGCCCAGGCGCTGGTCCGTGAGGGTCTGCGCAACGTGGCCGCCGGTGCCAACCCGATGGCGCTGAAGCGTGGCATCGAGAAGGCCGTCGAGGCCGTCTCCGCCGCCCTGCTCGAGCAGGCCAAGGACGTGGAGACCAAGGAGCAGATCGCCTCCACCGCCTCCATCTCCGCCGCCGACACCCAGATCGGCGAGCTCATCGCCGAGGCGATGGACAAGGTCGGCAAGGAAGGCGTCATCACCGTCGAGGAGTCGCAGACCTTCGGGCTCGAGCTCGAGCTCACCGAGGGCATGCGCTTCGACAAGGGCTACATCTCGGCGTACTTCGCCACCGACATGGAGCGTATGGAGGCGTCGCTCGACGACCCGTACATCCTGATCGTCAACTCGAAGATCGGCTCGGTCAAGGACCTGCTGCCGCTCCTCGAGAAGGTCATGCAGTCCGGCAAGCCGCTGCTGATCATCGCCGAGGACGTCGAGGGCGAGGCCCTGTCGACCCTGGTCGTCAACAAGATCCGTGGCACCTTCAAGTCCGTCGCCGTCAAGGCCCCGGGCTTCGGTGACCGCCGCAAGGCCATGCTCGGCGACATCGCCATCCTCACCGGTGGCACCGTCATCTCCGAGGAGGTCGGCCTCAAGCTGGAGAACGCCGGTCTCGACCTGCTCGGCCGCGCCCGCAAGGTCGTCATCACCAAGGACGAGACGACCATCGTCGACGGTGCCGGTGACAGCGACCAGGTCCAGGGCCGCGTCAACCAGATCCGCGCCGAGATCGACAACAGCGACTCGGACTACGACCGCGAGAAGCTCCAGGAGCGCCTCGCGAAGCTGGCCGGCGGCGTGGCCGTCATCAAGGCCGGTGCCGCGACCGAGGTCGAGCTCAAGGAGCGCAAGCACCGCATCGAGGACGCCGTTCGCAACGCGAAGGCGGCCGTCGAGGAGGGCATCGTCGCCGGTGGTGGCGTGGCCCTGCTCCAGGCCTCCGCGGTCTTCGAGAAGCTCGAGCTCGAGGGTGACGAGGCGACCGGCGCCAACGCCGTGAAGCTCGCCCTGGAGGCCCCGCTCAAGCAGATCGCCGTCAACGGTGGTCTCGAGGGTGGCGTCATCGTCGAGAAGGTCCGCAACCTCCCCGTCGGCCACGGTCTGAACGCCGCGACCGGTGAGTACGTGGACATGATCGCCGAGGGCATCATCGACCCGGCGAAGGTCACGCGTTCCGCCCTGCAGAACGCCGCGTCCATCGCCGCGCTGTTCCTCACCACCGAGGCCGTCATCGCCGACAAGCCGGAGAAGGCCGCCGCGGCCGCTCCGGGCGGCATGCCGGGCGGTGACATGGACTTCTGATCCTTTCGAGGATCAGCTGTTCCAGCAGTACGTGCCGAGGGCGGCACCCCCATCGCGGGGGTGCCGCCCTCGGGCGTTTTCCGGCAGCGGGCGACGTCAGCCCCGCGTCGCGTCGAGCGCGGCGCGCAAGTGGCCCTTGGACTCCGCCAGCAGGCGGGCGGCCGTGGGGCCGTCGACGCGGCCGAGGAGGACGAGGATCGCGTTCTTCACCTCGCCGTCGGTCGCGCCGAGCGCCGCCTCGATCTCCTCGTCGGACGCCCCCGTGGCGAGCGCGACGATGTGCCGGGAACGGGCCCGCAGCTTCTCGTTCGAGGCGCGGACGTCGACCATCAGATTCCCGTACGTCTTGCCGAGCCGGATCATCGTGATGGTCGAGAACATGTTGAGCACCAGCTTCTGGGCGGTGCCGGCCTTCAGCCGCGTCGAGCCGGTGAGCAGTTCCGGCCCGACGACGATCTCGACGGCGTGCTCGGCGGCCGCGCCGAGCGCCGAGTCCGCGTTGCAGGCCAGGCCGACGGTGAGCGCCCCGGCCCGCCGCGCGTACTCGACGGCCCCGATCGCGTACGGCGTGCGGCCGGAGGCGGAGACGCCGACGACCGTGTCGGCCGGCCCGATGCCGAGCGCGGCGAGGTCCGCGGCGGCCAGCTCCGCGCTGTCCTCGGCCCCTTCGACGGCCCGGACGAGGGCGGACGGGCCGCCCGCGATCAGCCCGACGACCTCGGCGGGGTCGGTGTTGAACGTTGGCGGGCACTCGCTGGCGTCGAGCACCCCGAGCCGGCCGGCGGTGCCCGCGCCGGCGTAGACCAGGCGGCCCCCGCCCGCCATCCGGGCGGCCGCCGCGTCGATGGCGGCGGCGATCTCCGGGAGCCGGGTGGCGACGGCGGCGGGAACGGTGGCGTCCTCGTCGTTCATGAGCCGGGCGAGGTCGAGGGTGGGCAGCCGGTCTATGTCCGCGAGCTCGGGGCGGAAGGCCTCGGTGGTCAGGGTCGCGAGCTGGGCGCGGAGCGCGGCGTAGGCGGCGTACGAGGTCATGGGCGGGCGGCTCCTTCCGTGCGGCTGGGCGGTCAGCGCCGGCTCCGCGGGGTGTGCCGGTGGGCGAGCGCCTCGTAGGAGGCGGACAGCGCGGGGGCGGCCCTGTCGTACGTGCGCTGCGCGACGCCGATGAAGAGGCAGTCCACGACGAGCAGTTGGCTGGTGCGGCTGGACATGGCCGCCGGGCGCAGCTCGCTCTCCCGGGCGGAGGACGTGGTCAGGACGTGGTCCGCGTACTGGACGAGCTCGCCGTCGGGGCGGCCGGTGATCGCGAGCGTCGTGGCGCCGTGCTCGAAGGCGACCCGCAGCGGCTCGATGACGTCGGTGGTCCGCCCCGAATGGCTGATGGCGATCGCCACATCGCCGGCGCGCAGCTGGACGGCGTTGGTGACGGCCAGGTGCGGGTCGCCGGGGGCGTGGGCGATCAGGCCGATGCGCAGCAGCTTCTGGACGAGGTCCTGGCCGACGAGGTGCGAGGCGCCGATGCCGTACACATCGATGCGCCGGGCCGAAGCCAGCGCGGCGACGGCGGCCTCCAGCTGGGCGGTGTCGAGGGCGGCGGCCGTGTCCGCCAGGCACTGCGCCTCCTCCTGGGCGAGCTTGGCGACGACGCTCGGCAGCGGGTCGTCCACGGCGATGTCGGCGGTGACGGCGGGGGCCGCGCCCGCCGCCTGCTGCGCGGCCAGCGTGGCCAGCGCGATCCGCAGATCGCGGTATCCGGGGTAGCCGAGGATGCGGGCGGTGCGCACGACGGTGGCCTCGCTCGTGCCCGTGCGCTCCGCGAGTCCGGTGACGGTGAGCGCGGCGGAACCCGCCGGGTCGCCCGCCACGGCCTCTGCGACGCGCTGCATCGAACGGGTCATGGAGGGGGCGAGGGTGCGGACCTTGGCTGCGAGGGCCGCGGGAGCGGGAGGAACCGGGGTGACGGGCGATGACGCGGCGTCGAAAGTTTCCTTCAGTTTGCTGCTCACCTTTTGAAAGGTATTTTCGGTCCGGTGAACCGTCAACCCTCACGGTCCCCGACAATGGACCGTATGGAGCTCGAACAGGCACTGCACATCGCACGCGCGCTCGTCCTCGCCGATCTGGCGGCGGGGGACGTGGCGGAGGCGGAGGTCGTCTCGCTGGTCGAGGACGCGGTCACCCACCGGCGGTGGTGGGTCGAGCAGTGGCCGCAGGGTGCCGCCTTCCTGCCCGGTCTCGTCGCCCAGGACGTCCAGGACGCGCTGCTGGAGCGGCACGGCCGCTGGCCGCTGTGCCCGCTGTGCACGGGCGAAGGCGACCCGCACGCCCTGGAGGTCGAGCCGGAGCTGGGCCCGGACCCGCACTGGGCGTGCGCGAAGCAGGCGGTGCTGCTGGCCCCGGTGGGATCCCTGGCGACGGCGCTGCGATGACCCTCTATATCGACCCGCCCACCTGGCCGGGACACGGGCGGATGTGGTCGCACCTGGTCAGCGACGTCAGCTACCAGGAACTGCACGCCTTCGCGGCCCGGCTGGGCGCTCCGGCGCGCGCCTTCGACCGGGACCACTACGACGTGCCGTCGTCGTCGTACGGGGAAGCCGTCCGGCTGGGGGCGGTGGAGGTGGGTACCAAGGAGCTGGTGCGGCTGCTGACGTCGGCGGGACTGCGTCGGCCAAAGCATGAGCGGCCTGGCGGCGTCTAGGATCCTGCGGGCCGTGGTGGGTGCACCTCCGCTGCGCGGTGGTGTCCTCAATCGCCGGACGGGCTGCATTTGCAGCCCGTCCGGCGATTGAGGACGCGCCCGTAGGGCGCTTACTGAAGGCAGCGCGCCGGGGCGGATCGGTGCGCCCACCGGCGCGCGGAAAGGCCGGGCGCCGAGGCGTTCAGCTCTCGGCGCGCGCCGGTGCCTCGGCCGACGCCGACGCCGTCGGCACGGCCCCGCTGGACCCCGCGATCACCCGCGAGCCGGCCGTCGCGTGGTGCAGCCGGGAGGCGATCGCGGTGGTGCCCACGGCCAGGGCCGCGAGGCCCGCACTCGTCCAGGCGACCGCCGGATAGCCCCAGCCGGCTCCGATGACGAGTCCGCCGAGCCAGGGGCCGACCGTGTTGCCGATGTTGAACGCGGCCGTCGTCGTGGCACCCGCCAGCGTCGGCGCGGCGTTCGCGACGTTGAACATCCGGGCGTTCAGCGCCGGTGCCGTCGCGAAGGCCGTGACGCCCAGCAGCAGTGCCATGCCCACGGCGGCGGCCGGGGTGTGCGCGGTCAGCGCCAGCACGGCGAGCACGGTGGCCGAGGCGGCGATGCCGCCGTACATCGTGGCGAAGAGATGGGCGTCCGCGATCCGGCCGCCGATGGCCGTGCCGATCAGCGCCCCCACGCCGAACAGCCCCAGCACGGTCGGCACCCAGCCCTCGTCGAGCCCGGCGGTGTCGGTGAGCAGCGGGGCGAGGTAGGAGAACAGACAGAAGACGGCGGCGCCGTTCAGCGCGGTGGTCACGAGCGCGAGCCAGACCTGCCGGTCGCGGTAGATGCCCAGCTCGGTGCGGAGCCGGGGTGCGTCGGCGCCGGTCGGCGGCTTGGTGCCGGGGACGAGCGCGAGCACGCCGACCAGGCCCAGCGCCGACAGCCCGGCCACCGCCCAGAAGGCCGCCCGCCAGCCCGCGTGCTGCCCGAGGAACGCCCCGGCGGGCACGCCCGCGATGTTGGCGATGGACAGCCCGCCGACCATCACCGCCATGGCCCGCGCCCGCGCGGTCACCGGCACCAGCGACACGGCCACCGCCGCGCCGACCGCCCAGAACCCGGCGCACGCCAGCGCGCTCACCACCCGGGAGGCGAACAGCACCCCGTACGACGGGGCGAGCGCCCCCGCCACCTGACCGAGCCCGAAGACGGCGAGCAGGGCGACGAGGGTCGTACGGCGCGGCAGCTTCAGCGTCGCGGCGGCGAGCAGGGGTGCGCCGACCACCATGCCGATCGCGAAGGCGGACACCAGCAGCCCGGCCTTGGGTATGGAGACGCCCATGTCGCGGGCGAGGGGCTGCAGCAGCCCCGACAGCATGAATTCGGATGTTCCGAGGGCGAATACAGACAAACCGAGGACGTAGACGGCGACTGGCATGCGGTTCGGGCTGGCGGAGGGCATGTCCGGTGCCAGCGCGCATTCCGGCCACGGTATTCCCGCGGGCGGGGCCCGTCTCACGGAGCGGAAGACGGTGGTGGGAGGCGGTGCGTGCCGTCGCCGGGTCCGCGATATCCGGATTTGCGGCGTTGTTCCGCACGCTTTCGGCGGGAAGTCCGCCGATTACCGTCCGGCGGCGGGACGATGGGGGCTATATTGCCGATTCCTGCCCTTGCTGGCCGCCCGGATAAAAGCGCGGATACATCTGTCGAGGGGCGTATTGAGTCGCGGTGGCGGCGCCCCGGCCGTGAGTTGCCCCGCAGCCTGCTCCGATGCGCTCGGGGTTCGTGGGGAACGTGTGGTCCGAGTGGGTCGACGCCGGGGTGAACGCCGGGATAATCGCTGCTGTCACGGTGCGTTTCGGTCCGTCGAAAGCAGGTGCCATGTCTTTGAAAAAGAAATTGCAGGATTTCGCCTTTTATGTGATGCCCGTCCTTTCTCCCGGATTGACCATCGGCTTCGGCGCCTGGGCCAATGCGTCCGCCGGTTCCGCCAAAATTCTCCTCTTTGTCGCGGCGGCACTCTCGGCGATGTCGGCTCCCTTCCTCTCGTCCCTGTTGCGGAAGCGCTATCGACGTATTGCGGGCATTAAATTCGAGGCGGCCATGTCGGCGATCGTCGACCACATGGGAACTCTGGTGGGTGCCACGCCCACCCAGGTGCTCAAGATCTCGGGGCAGATTCACGACCGGCTCATCACCGTGGTGGCCAACGGTGCGAGCCCCAAGGCGCGGTCCGCCTTTTACGGGCTGGAGGGCGAGCACTTCAGGCTGGAGGTGACCCATGGGCAGGCGACGCCTCCGGTGCAATTCGACACGAGGACCGAACAGGCCCTGCTCAACGTCCTGAACCAGGGGCAGATCATCTATATCCACGACAACCGGCATACGAACGGAAATCTGAAAATCAACCTGGGGGACGACTACCAGTCCGCCATCGTCGCTCCGGTGTGCGCCGGGAGTGAACCTCAGGGCGTGCTGATCATCGACGCACCCAAGGCGGGGGATCTGCCCGAGGTGAAAGTGCGCAAGCCATATGTACTGGTCATTACCGGAATGCTCGGCACCGCGCACGCCCTGGCGCGTCGGGCGATGGAGTCCTGACGACTCCTGAACGGGTGCTGCCGGGGGATTACGGCATTCGTCCAGGTGAAACTACCGCAAGTACCGGGTAGAAGCAGTGAAGTTGTGGGCGAAACGGACGCCGCGGAGGGCGGTGTCCCTATCGTCGACGTACGGCTACGCATAGGTGGGGGTTGGCATGATCGTGCGCGAAGGCGAGATCATTGAGTCGGGGCGGCGCTGGATGGCCGGTGAAGCGTCCAGTGACGAGTATTTCTCCAAGGTGCTGCAATCGGCGCCCATAGCCCCGGGCCGGGAGCTGGTGCGCAGCATCCGTGCCTGGATGCTCGCGGTCCTGCGCTCCCGGCACACGTCCTAGCGCCCCTCGGATGCTGTGCCCAGCAATCCGAGTTCGGTGGTGAGATTCCGGCGCGCGACCGGCTCCCAGTGGGCCTGCCCGTGCGGGGTGCGGAACAGCCGCGGCAGCTCCAGTAGCTGTCGCAGTACCGCGGCGCGGCCTTCGTGGAAGGCGTCGTCGGGCACAAAGCCGTACTCCTCGCGGACGGCCGCCGCGTAGGCCGCGTAGTCCTCCGGCGACCCTGCCAGGACGGCGAGGTCCGCGTCGCACAGCACCTCGCCGTTCCAGTCGCCGGGGGCCGGGTCGTGGCCGACGGTGAGCCGTACGAGCCGGGCGACCTCCGCCGTGCGGGCCTGGTCGATGCCCAGCTCGGGCAGCGCGCGCTCGACGAGATGGGCGCTGCGCTCCTCGTTCTCGGAGCGGTCGGGGCGGTAGACCGCGTCGTGGAACCAGGCGGCGAAGCGGACGGCGTCGGCGTCGTCGGCGTGCTCGGCCAGCTCGTCGACGCGGTCGAGGACCGCCAGCAGGTGGTCGACCGTGTGATAGCGGCGCTGCGGCTCGGACCAGCGCGCCAGGAGGTCGTCGGCGTACGGGTCGGGGTCGGGGTGTGCCACGTGCGGGGTCGCTGTGTGCGGGCCCACCGTGGCGCGGGCTCTCGCCACCGTCTGTCGCCAGCGGACACGCAGGGCGGGGCCGGACGGGTGTACGGGCGTAGCTGACATAGGCCAATTGTGGAGCACGGCTTTCGACGTGCACGGCGGATATGGCAGGCTGTCCTACATGTCTAGACCAATTCTTGAGGTGATCGCGCTCGACGTCGAGGACGCGGTGGCGGCGCAGGCCGGAGGGGCTGACCGCCTCGAACTGGTCAGTGACATGGCCGCCGACGGCCTCACGCCAGCCCTCGAGACCTTCACGGCGGTACGGGCCGCCGTCGACATCCCTGTGCGCGTCATGCTGCGTGCCACCGACGGTTTCTCCGCGGGTGGCGCCGCGGCGCTCGACGCGCTGTGTGACGACGCCAGGGCGCTGGCCGCCGAAGGCGCGGACGAGTTCGTGCTCGGCTTCCTGACCGACGACGGCCGGGCCGACCTGCCGGCCGTCGCCCGCCTCGCCGAGGCCGTCGGCCCCCGCGCCCGGTGGACGTTCCACCGCGCCATCGACCGGGCCGCCGACCGCGACGCCGTGCGCAAGCAGCTCGCCGACCAGCCCGGTCTGGACACCTACCTCACCGCGGGATCCCCTTCGGGTGTCGACGACGGCCTCGCGACGCTCGTCACGGAAGCGGCACGCGGGGACGAGCCGGGGTACGAGCCGCGGATCCTCGTGGGCGGCGGGCTCCAGTTGAAGCATGTGCCGGTGCTGCTCGATGCGGGTATTTCCGCGTTTCACATCGGCGGAGCGGCTCGCCCTGCGGGGTGGGCTGCGCCCGTCTCGGCGGGTGCGGTGGGGGTTTGGCGGGAGGCCCTCGGGGGGTAGTCCGCTGCGCGGGCGTTCGGTCGTCTCCCGGGTTTCCCGCCGTTGCCGCTGCGCGGGCGTCCTCAATCGCCGGACGGGCTTGATGTGGTGCGGTGTCGGGCCTCCGCGGGCCTCTTGCCGGGCTGCTTCGCTTTACGCCCGACAAGAGGCCCGCTCCGACCCGCCACCTCTCGTTGGGGGTGGGAGGTCGTGGTTGCCACCAGTGCCAGGACCGCCAGGGCCAGGGCTGTGGAGGCCAGGGGGAACCAGCGCTCGCCCAGCAGGGTCATCGCCAGGCTGCCCGCGCCGCCGCCCGCGGCCATGCCCAGGTAGAGGGCGCTGCTGTTGAGGGAGATCAGTAGCGGTGCGTGGGCCGGGCTGAGGGAGGCCAGTCGGTGGGGCTGGGCGACGGAGATGGCCCAGCCGGCGAGCGGGGAGACCGTGGCGTAGAGCAGGGCGCCCCTCATGGTCAGGCCGAGCCAGGGCAGGGCGCCGAAGGCGAGCGCCGCCACCGAGCCGGCGACGAGCAGGACGGCCCGCACGCCCCAGCGGTCCACCGCGCGACCGCCGAGCCAGCTGCCCCCGACCGAGGCGATGCCCGTGACCAGCAGGATCAGAGTGAGCCGGCCCGCCTCGCCGTCGGTCGCGGGGCGCAC
The window above is part of the Streptomyces syringium genome. Proteins encoded here:
- a CDS encoding copper homeostasis protein CutC; protein product: MSRPILEVIALDVEDAVAAQAGGADRLELVSDMAADGLTPALETFTAVRAAVDIPVRVMLRATDGFSAGGAAALDALCDDARALAAEGADEFVLGFLTDDGRADLPAVARLAEAVGPRARWTFHRAIDRAADRDAVRKQLADQPGLDTYLTAGSPSGVDDGLATLVTEAARGDEPGYEPRILVGGGLQLKHVPVLLDAGISAFHIGGAARPAGWAAPVSAGAVGVWREALGG